In Anopheles gambiae chromosome 2, idAnoGambNW_F1_1, whole genome shotgun sequence, a single window of DNA contains:
- the LOC11176001 gene encoding vitellogenin-A1, whose amino-acid sequence MIAKLLLLTLVGLCTAYQYSYEYEFPSSRPFNKTGFEFGAWEPNKEYVYNVTTKTMTALPDLEDYWTGIVTHGYLVIRPKDHNYVVAYIDRPTYAAFNEYLPRGYRTELSRFNLKWQPMPFSSKPFGIYYNKGAVKGFYVEKTVPNHEVNMLKGWVSQLQLDTQGAYVIKSEFNQFPENNTLTGVYKTMEPSVTGECETLYDVNPVPEFHFQSHKEWVPQPQWLEEDQHVFHVVKSRNFDHCEQRMGFHFGFSGFSDFKPNTNQMGNIMTKSEVTQMYLTGNWYNYTIQSVSTVNKVVVSPSLVNSQKAMVYAQVNMTLNEITPYDKYPEGPADDRQVFVDLVYSYNMAHDKNNFVRPANETDDSSSSSSSSSSDSDSDSSSSSDSSSSSSEEEAENFKISPAEQYKKQAKEVERRGNRNRRDLNAFKEKQYYEAYKRDQYRLRKQNDTSSDSSSSDDSSSSSSSSSSSESDEHDFYSSSESDSDSLSSEEFYQPIPESMKDAPQTPFLPYFTGYKGYSVQYAHNVDASRYAYKLAYEIADELQEISQVPKSNTLNKFTILARVLRTMHYQDIYDVCQKLFVSQKEREEGSNHSESFAKKVDAWNTFRDALAQAGTPPAFKVIKELIEEKKLRGDEAASVIATLPKTIRYPTETVMHEYFLLVTSNAVQHQEYLNTTALISYCDFLNRAQVNNRSAYNYYPVYSFGRLADADYKIVAHKVVPWFAHQLREAVKAGDSVKVQVYIRCLGHLGHPEILNVFEPYLEGKIPVTHFQRLAFIVALDRLVENYPRLARSVLFKVYQNTGDAHEVRCAAVYLLIRTKPPVYMLQRMAEQTHYDPSTYVRAAVKTALESASEADEFDDDYEFSQNAQAAVKHLNPRDFSLQYSGTFLRDFAFKELELSYRMYFSQIAADDHYVPSGFFFHLRKNMGGLKRFSTFYYLISSMETFFDLLDKQYDSYNKHQEYKSSDYYYKYYKQYPHLFKDYFSQYNKNHKYQNDYYEQFGNKNQEEFQKWSTTRIAKLLNIDPEEAEELEGQFMFQIFNGERFFAFNNQTIEQFPSLVKKYFEDFEDGFAYNMTKFYQQNVVTMAFPLATGLPFHYSLKTPTLMKFEFEASATTYPSIFKTPTGYPEKENDDFIHMPRWFNGSADVNMAYSRLVDAKVGFITPFDHQRYVAGYQKKFQGYLPFSFDFGFDFENNDFEVNVQPLEPKKDVLLFHMSSWPYTGYKDIADLRPMAEQPSVHILHDRAQTTKSFEQSFGQSLTGVALRFQAKYDKDFIDYAYLMKHIEQHDYWSALVYPFASETYHYHQFNLYYDAQRTSVKNVKFVLQHKQADYDQDFQTADVKHPKSRHGYSGFYNEYNYAQPFVYYAGSQRRQEQFMRNAGAGIRNSDVNVYDFGIVFEGKQQKAEFVFTTAYADSPVDEKERLLMFLSFSPYVSSSAFFEFIPFSGKQFQMCFSATNQYPNMPKLNFLNVLNFDKVGSMNWELAYGEKCQGGSHVSMKGKLIQSEPYRHFLRISEAGQSCKQQMDQGYFQLPACQNATRQAGYFDQYSFNFEYKDVSNYAKNLTYQFFDYARYFTFPYWNEDYFFQGKHNQFQIDFQLAPYFDYYNASFYGSDRSFAIQNYPIESEYARYFFSVHPDFDYYERMFNYAYRGNYHPSCAVSNKFVNTFDGKTYDYELGNCWHVVLHTVKPDYYFYGQDSHFMNSDYEYNWKNGFGEDEQITILARHGEDNQLFLKAILGQYKQNDYNIDIIPHGHELPMVYINGKPQQIHEKYAVEMYTNDDGGDQPLIRVYALPGNELEISFRDDDIKIVFDGYRARFFADQSYFNNFVGLCGTNNGEGEDDFITPDQCVMRKPEYFAASYALTGMNCSGPAQAYFTEYHQKAQQHCVKPQYYFGNVISEQEAGRQRYNYYYKDFDLSDSSSSESSSSSDESDDSNSSSSEERKPNREHFFEKQQYTEKECPVKYQAQYVEQGDKICFTSRPLPTCASQCKATEKAPKYVDVHCRDATDSVAQLYKQQIRKGVNPDMSNKSVTKTVKFFLPKKCVHVY is encoded by the exons ATGATTGCGAAGTTACTCCTCCTCACGCTTG TGGGGTTGTGTACGGCGTACCAGTACTCGTACGAGTATGAGTTCCCCTCCTCTCGCCCGTTCAACAAGACGGGCTTCGAGTTCGGTGCCTGGGAACCGAACAAGGAGTACGTGTACAACGTGACGACGAAAACCATGACCGCTCTGCCGGACCTCGAGGACTACTGGACCGGCATTGTGACGCACGGCTATTTGGTGATCCGTCCCAAGGATCACAACTACGTCGTTGCCTACATTGACCGTCCGACGTACGCGGCGTTCAACGAGTATCTGCCCCGTGGATACCGCACTGAACTGTCGCGCTTCAACCTGAAATGGCAGCCGATGCCATTCAGCTCGAAGCCCTTCGGAATCTACTACAACAAGGGAGCCGTCAAGGGCTTCTATGTTGAGAAGACGGTCCCCAACCACGAGGTCAACATGCTCAAGGGCTGGGTCAGCCAGCTGCAGCTGGACACCCAGGGAGCGTACGTGATCAAGTCGGAGTTCAACCAGTTCCCGGAGAACAACACCCTCACCGGTGTGTACAAGACCATGGAGCCATCGGTGACCGGCGAATGTGAAACCCTTTACGACGTCAACCCAGTCCCGGAATTCCACTTCCAGTCCCACAAGGAATGGGTTCCTCAGCCCCAGTGGCTCGAGGAGGACCAGCATGTGTTCCATGTTGTCAAGTCCCGCAACTTTGACCATTGCGAGCAGCGCATGGGCTTCCACTTTGGATTCAGCGGGTTCAGCGACTTCAAGCCAAACACCAACCAGATGGGTAACATCATGACCAAGTCGGAAGTGACCCAGATGTATCTGACCGGCAACTGGTACAACTATACCATCCAGTCGGTGTCCACCGTCAACAAGGTTGTGGTCAGCCCGTCGCTGGTCAACAGCCAGAAGGCTATGGTCTATGCTCAGGTCAACATGACGCTCAATGAAATCACGCCCTACGATAAGTACCCCGAAGGCCCAGCTGACGATCGTCAGGTCTTCGTCGACCTGGTGTACAGCTACAACATGGCTCATGATAAGAACAACTTCGTTCGTCCGGCCAACGAGACCGATGactcttcgtcgtcgtcgtcgtcgtcgtcttcggaTTCCGACTCTGACTCGTCCAGCTCTTCGGACTCGTCCAGCTCTAGCTCGGAGGAGGAAGCGGAAAACTTCAAAATCAGCCCGGCTGAGCAGTACAAGAAGCAGGCTAAGGAAGTCGAGCGTCGTGGAAACCGCAACCGTCGTGATCTGAATGCCTTCAAGGAGAAGCAGTACTACGAAGCGTACAAGCGCGACCAGTACCGTCTGCGTAAGCAAAACGACACCTCGTCCGACTCGTCTAGCTCCGATGATTCTTCGTCCAGCAGCTCTTCGTCCAGCTCTTCGGAGTCGGATGAGCACGACTTCTACAGCTCTTCCGAGTCCGACTCCGACTCGCTGAGCAGCGAGGAGTTCTACCAGCCGATCCCGGAAAGCATGAAGGATGCCCCTCAGACTCCCTTCCTTCCCTACTTCACTGGATACAAGGGATACAGCGTGCAGTACGCCCACAACGTCGATGCCTCTCGCTACGCCTACAAGCTGGCCTACGAGATCGCCGACGAGCTGCAGGAAATCTCCCAGGTCCCCAAGTCGAACACGCTGAACAAGTTCACCATTTTGGCCCGTGTTCTGCGCACCATGCACTACCAGGACATCTACGACGTTTGCCAGAAGCTGTTTGTTTCGCAGAAGGAACGCGAAGAGGGCAGCAACCACAGCGAGTCGTTCGCCAAGAAGGTTGACGCCTGGAACACTTTCCGCGACGCTTTGGCCCAGGCCGGTACCCCGCCTGCCTTCAAGGTGATCAAGGAGTTGATCGAAGAGAAGAAACTGCGTGGTGATGAAGCTGCCAGCGTCATCGCTACTCTGCCCAAGACCATCCGCTACCCGACCGAAACGGTGATGCACGAGTACTTCCTGCTGGTGACGTCTAACGCTGTCCAGCATCAGGAGTACCTGAACACCACCGCTCTCATTTCCTACTGTGACTTCCTGAACCGTGCCCAGGTCAACAACCGTTCGGCCTACAACTACTACCCGGTGTATAGCTTCGGCCGTTTGGCTGATGCCGACTACAAGATCGTGGCTCACAAGGTTGTGCCGTGGTTCGCGCACCAGCTGCGTGAAGCCGTCAAGGCTGGTGACAGCGTGAAGGTGCAGGTGTACATCCGCTGTCTTGGACATTTGGGACACCCCGAGATCCTGAACGTTTTCGAACCGTACCTGGAAGGCAAGATCCCAGTGACCCACTTCCAGCGTCTGGCTTTCATTGTCGCTCTGGACCGTCTGGTCGAGAACTACCCGCGTCTGGCTCGCTCTGTGCTGTTCAAGGTGTACCAGAACACCGGAGATGCCCATGAGGTCCGTTGTGCCGCAGTGTACCTGCTGATCCGCACGAAGCCCCCGGTATACATGCTCCAGCGTATGGCTGAGCAGACCCACTACGACCCGAGCACGTACGTCCGCGCTGCCGTCAAGACCGCTCTGGAGAGCGCTTCCGAGGCTGATGAGTTTGATGATGATTACGAGTTCTCCCAGAACGCACAGGCCGCTGTCAAGCACCTGAACCCCCGTGACTTTAGCCTGCAGTACTCTGGCACTTTCCTGCGTGATTTTGCCTTCAAGGAGCTTGAGCTCTCGTACCGCATGTACTTCTCCCAGATCGCTGCTGATGACCACTACGTCCCGAGCggcttcttcttccacctgCGCAAGAACATGGGTGGCCTGAAGCGTTTCTCGACCTTCTACTACCTGATCTCGAGCATGGAGACGTTCTTCGATTTGCTCGACAAGCAGTACGACAGCTACAACAAGCACCAGGAGTACAAGTCTAGCGACTACTACTACAAGTACTACAAGCAGTATCCGCACCTGTTCAAGGACTACTTCAGCCAGTACAACAAGAACCACAAGTACCAGAACGATTACTACGAGCAGTTCGGAAACAAGAACCAGGAGGAGTTCCAGAAGTGGTCCACCACCCGCATCGCCAAGCTGCTGAACATCGATCCCGAGGAGGCTGAGGAGCTGGAGGGTCAGTTCATGTTCCAGATCTTCAACGGAGAGCGCTTCTTCGCCTTCAACAACCAGACCATTGAGCAGTTCCCGAGCCTTGTGAAGAAGTACTTCGAGGACTTCGAGGATGGTTTCGCCTACAACATGACCAAGTTCTATCAGCAGAACGTTGTCACCATGGCCTTCCCGCTGGCCACCGGTCTGCCATTCCACTACAGCCTGAAGACCCCGACTCTGATGAAGTTCGAGTTCGAGGCCTCTGCCACCACCTACCCGAGCATTTTCAAGACCCCCACTGGATACCCCGAGAAGGAGAACGACGACTTTATCCATATGCCCCGTTGGTTCAACGGATCCGCTGATGTGAACATGGCCTACTCTCGCCTGGTTGATGCCAAGGTTGGCTTCATTACGCCCTTCGACCACCAGCGTTATGTCGCCGGTTACCAGAAGAAGTTCCAGGGATACCTGCCATTCAGCTTCGACTTTGGCTTCGACTTTGAGAACAACGACTTTGAAGTGAACGTGCAGCCGCTGGAGCCCAAGAAGGACGTGCTACTCTTCCACATGAGCTCGTGGCCGTACACCGGATACAAGGACATCGCCGATCTGCGCCCGATGGCCGAGCAGCCGAGCGTGCACATTCTGCACGATCGCGCCCAAACCACCAAGTCGTTCGAGCAGTCGTTCGGTCAGTCGCTGACCGGCGTTGCTCTGCGCTTCCAGGCCAAGTACGACAAGGACTTCATCGACTACGCCTACCTGATGAAGCACATTGAGCAGCACGACTACTGGTCTGCGCTGGTCTATCCGTTCGCCTCGGAGACCTACCACTACCATCAGTTTAACCTGTACTACGATGCTCAGCGCACCAGCGTGAAGAATGTCAAGTTTGTGCTGCAGCACAAGCAGGCCGACTACGACCAGGACTTCCAGACCGCCGACGTGAAACACCCGAAGAGTCGCCACGGATACTCTGGATTCTACAACGAGTACAACTACGCCCAGCCCTTCGTCTACTACGCCGGAAGCCAGCGCCGACAGGAGCAGTTCATGCGCAACGCTGGTGCCGGTATTCGCAACAGCGACGTCAATGTCTACGATTTCGGAATCGTGTTCGAGGGCAAGCAGCAAAAGGCTGAGTTCGTGTTTACCACCGCCTATGCCGACAGCCCAGTCGACGAGAAGGAGCGTCTGTTGATGTTCCTGTCCTTCAGCCCGTACGTGTCGTCCAGTGCCTTCTTCGAGTTCATTCCGTTCTCTGGCAAGCAGTTCCAGATGTGCTTCTCGGCCACCAACCAGTACCCGAACATGCCCAAGCTCAACTTCCTCAATGTTCTCAACTTTGACAAGGTCGGAAGCATGAACTGGGAGCTGGCATACGGTGAGAAGTGCCAGGGAGGATCGCACGTCTCGATGAAGGGTAAGCTGATCCAGTCGGAGCCCTACCGCCACTTCCTGCGTATCTCCGAGGCTGGCCAGAGCTGCAAGCAGCAGATGGACCAGGGATACTTCCAACTGCCCGCATGTCAAAACGCCACTCGCCAGGCCGGATACTTCGATCAGTACTCGTTCAACTTTGAGTACAAGGATGTCTCGAACTATGCAAAGAACCTGACCTACCAGTTCTTCGACTACGCTCGTTACTTCACCTTCCCGTACTGGAACGAGGACTACTTCTTCCAGGGCAAGCACAACCAGTTCCAGATCGACTTCCAGCTGGCTCCGTACTTTGATTACTACAACGCTTCCTTCTACGGATCTGACCGTAGCTTCGCTATCCAGAACTACCCGATCGAAAGCGAATACGCCCGTTACTTCTTCTCCGTCCACCCCGACTTTGACTACTACGAGCGCATGTTCAACTACGCTTACCGCGGAAACTACCATC CATCTTGCGCTGTGTCGAACAAATTCGTCAACACCTTCGATGGAAAGACCTACGACTATGAGCTTGGCAACTGCTGGCATGTTGTGCTGCACACCGTCAAGCCTGACTACTATTTCTACGGCCAGGACTCGCACTTCATGAACTCGGACTACGAATACAACTGGAAGAACGGCTTCGGAGAGGATGAGCAGATCACCATCCTGGCCCGTCACGGCGAGGACAACCAGCTCTTCTTGAAGGCTATCCTTGGCCAGTACAAGCAGAACGACTACAACATCGATATCATCCCCCACGGACACGAGCTCCCGATGGTCTACATCAATGGCAAGCCCCAGCAGATCCACGAGAAGTACGCCGTCGAAATGTACAccaatgatgatggtggcgatCAGCCGCTGATCCGCGTCTATGCCCTGCCTGGCAACGAGCTGGAGATCAGCTTCCGCGATGACGACATCAAGATCGTGTTCGACGGATACCGTGCCCGTTTCTTCGCCGACCAGTCGTACTTCAACAACTTCGTCGGTCTTTGCGGTACCAACAATGGCGAAGGAGAGGACGACTTCATCACCCCCGACCAGTGCGTCATGCGCAAGCCTGAATACTTTGCCGCTTCGTACGCGCTCACCGGCATGAACTGCAGTGGGCCAGCTCAGGCCTACTTCACCGAGTACCACCAGAAGGCTCAGCAGCACTGCGTCAAGCCCCAGTACTACTTCGGCAACGTCATCAGCGAGCAGGAAGCCGGACGTCAGCGttacaactactactacaagGACTTTGATCTTTCGGACTCATCCTCGTCCGagtcttcgtcgtcgtcggatGAATCTGATGATTCCAACTCGTCCTCGTCGGAAGAGCGCAAGCCAAACCGTGAGCACTTCTTTGAGAAGCAGCAATACACCGAAAAGGAGTGCCCCGTGAAATACCAGGCTCAGTACGTCGAGCAGGGTGACAAGATTTGCTTCACTAGCCGTCCGCTCCCAACTTGCGCTTCGCAATGCAAGGCTACCGAGAAGGCTCCCAAGTACGTCGATGTCCACTGCCGTGACGCTACCGATTCCGTGGCTCAGCTGTACAAGCAGCAGATCCGCAAGGGAGTCAACCCGGACATGAGCAACAAGTCGGTCACCAAGACCGTCAAGTTTTTCTTGCCCAAGAAATGTGTGCACGTCTACTAA